A window of Oncorhynchus keta strain PuntledgeMale-10-30-2019 chromosome 27, Oket_V2, whole genome shotgun sequence contains these coding sequences:
- the LOC127912433 gene encoding uncharacterized protein LOC127912433 isoform X22, with amino-acid sequence MNNRTEEEEVCTNRTEEEEVCNNRTEEEEVCNNRTEEEEVCNNRTEEEEVCTNRTEEEEVCTNRTEEEEVCTNRTEEEGVCNNRTEEEEVCTNRTEEEEVCTNRTEEEEVCNNRTEEEEVCNNRTEEEEVCTNRTEEEEVCTNRTEEEEVCTNRTEEEEVCTNRTEEEEVCNNRTEEEEVCTNRTEEEEVCTNRTEEEEVCTNRTEEVVMCNNRTEEVVMCNNRTEEVVMCNNRTEEVVMCNNRTEEVVMCNNRTEEVVMCNNRTEEVVMCNNRTEEVVMCNNRTEEVVMCNNRTEEVVMCNNRTEEVVMCNNRTEEVVMCNNRTEEGVMCNNRTEMVMCEGMKGEQ; translated from the exons ATgaataacagaacagaggaggaggaggtgtgtactaacagaacagaggaggaggaggtgtgtaataacagaacagaggaggaggaggtgtgtaataacagaacagaggaggaggaggtgtgtaataacagaacagaggaggaggag gtgtgtactaacagaacagaggaggaggaggtgtgtactaacagaacagaggaggaggaggtgtgtactaacagaacagaggaggagggt gtgtgtaataacagaacagaggaggaggaggtgtgtactaacagaacagaggaggaggaggtgtgtactaacagaacagaggaggaggag gtgtgtaataacagaacagaggaggaggag gtgtgtaataacagaacagaggaggaggaggtgtgtactaacagaacagaggaggaggaggtgtgtactaacagaacagaggaggaggaggtgtgtactaacagaacagaggaggaggaggtgtgtactaacagaacagaggaggaggaggtgtgtaataacagaacagaggaggaggaggtgtgtactaacagaacagaggaggaggaggtgtgtactaacagaacagaggaggaggag gtgtgtactaacagaacagaggaggtggtgatgtgtaataacagaacagaggag gtggtgatgtgtaataacagaacagaggaggtggtgatgtgtaataacagaacagaggaggtggtgatgtgtaataacagaacagaggaggtggtgatgtgtaataacagaacagaggaggtggtgatgtgtaataacagaacagaggaggtggtgatgtgtaataacagaacagaggaggtggtgatgtgtaataacagaacagaggaggtggtgatgtgtaataacagaacagaggag gtggtgatgtgtaataacagaacagaggaggtggtgatgtgtaataacagaacagaggaggtggtgatgtgtaataacagaacagaggagggggTGATGTGTAATAACAGAACAGAGATGGTGATGTGTGAGGGAATGAAGGGAGAGCAATGA
- the LOC127912433 gene encoding uncharacterized protein LOC127912433 isoform X8 produces MNNRTEEEEVCTNRTEEEEVCNNRTEEEEVCNNRTEEEEVCNNRTEEEEVCTNRTEEEEVCTNRTEEEEVCTNRTEEEGVCNNRTEEEEVCTNRTEEEEVCTNRTEEEEVCNNRTEEEEVCNNRTEEEEVCTNRTEEEEVCTNRTEEEEVCTNRTEEEEVCTNRTEEEEVCNNRTEEEEVCTNRTEEEEVCTNRTEEEEVCTNRTEEVVMCNNRTEEVVMCNNRTEEVVMCNNRTEEVVMCNNRTEEVVMCNNRTEEVVMCNNRTEEVVMCNNRTEEVVMCNNRTEEVVMCNNRTEEVVMCNNRTEEVVMCNNRTEEGVMCNNRTEEVVMCNNRTEEVVMCNNRTEEGVMCNNRTEEGVMCNNRTEMVMCEGMKGEQ; encoded by the exons ATgaataacagaacagaggaggaggaggtgtgtactaacagaacagaggaggaggaggtgtgtaataacagaacagaggaggaggaggtgtgtaataacagaacagaggaggaggaggtgtgtaataacagaacagaggaggaggag gtgtgtactaacagaacagaggaggaggaggtgtgtactaacagaacagaggaggaggaggtgtgtactaacagaacagaggaggagggt gtgtgtaataacagaacagaggaggaggaggtgtgtactaacagaacagaggaggaggaggtgtgtactaacagaacagaggaggaggag gtgtgtaataacagaacagaggaggaggag gtgtgtaataacagaacagaggaggaggaggtgtgtactaacagaacagaggaggaggaggtgtgtactaacagaacagaggaggaggaggtgtgtactaacagaacagaggaggaggaggtgtgtactaacagaacagaggaggaggaggtgtgtaataacagaacagaggaggaggaggtgtgtactaacagaacagaggaggaggaggtgtgtactaacagaacagaggaggaggag gtgtgtactaacagaacagaggaggtggtgatgtgtaataacagaacagaggag gtggtgatgtgtaataacagaacagaggaggtggtgatgtgtaataacagaacagaggaggtggtgatgtgtaataacagaacagaggaggtggtgatgtgtaataacagaacagaggaggtggtgatgtgtaataacagaacagaggaggtggtgatgtgtaataacagaacagaggaggtggtgatgtgtaataacagaacagaggaggtggtgatgtgtaataacagaacagaggaggtggtgatgtgtaataacagaacagaggaggtggtgatgtgtaataacagaacagaggagggggTGATGTGTaataacagaacagaggaggtggtgatgtgtaataacagaacagaggag gtggtgatgtgtaataacagaacagaggagggggTGATGTGTaataacagaacagaggag ggggTGATGTGTAATAACAGAACAGAGATGGTGATGTGTGAGGGAATGAAGGGAGAGCAATGA
- the LOC127912433 gene encoding uncharacterized protein LOC127912433 isoform X17, translated as MNNRTEEEEVCTNRTEEEEVCNNRTEEEEVCNNRTEEEEVCNNRTEEEEVCTNRTEEEEVCTNRTEEEEVCTNRTEEEGVCNNRTEEEEVCTNRTEEEEVCTNRTEEEEVCNNRTEEEEVCNNRTEEEEVCTNRTEEEEVCTNRTEEEEVCTNRTEEEEVCTNRTEEEEVCNNRTEEEEVCTNRTEEEEVCTNRTEEEEVCTNRTEEVVMCNNRTEEVVMCNNRTEEVVMCNNRTEEVVMCNNRTEEVVMCNNRTEEVVMCNNRTEEVVMCNNRTEEVVMCNNRTEEVVMCNNRTEEVVMCNNRTEEVVMCNNRTEEVVMCNNRTEEVVMCNNRTEEGVMCNNRTEMVMCEGMKGEQ; from the exons ATgaataacagaacagaggaggaggaggtgtgtactaacagaacagaggaggaggaggtgtgtaataacagaacagaggaggaggaggtgtgtaataacagaacagaggaggaggaggtgtgtaataacagaacagaggaggaggag gtgtgtactaacagaacagaggaggaggaggtgtgtactaacagaacagaggaggaggaggtgtgtactaacagaacagaggaggagggt gtgtgtaataacagaacagaggaggaggaggtgtgtactaacagaacagaggaggaggaggtgtgtactaacagaacagaggaggaggag gtgtgtaataacagaacagaggaggaggag gtgtgtaataacagaacagaggaggaggaggtgtgtactaacagaacagaggaggaggaggtgtgtactaacagaacagaggaggaggaggtgtgtactaacagaacagaggaggaggaggtgtgtactaacagaacagaggaggaggaggtgtgtaataacagaacagaggaggaggaggtgtgtactaacagaacagaggaggaggaggtgtgtactaacagaacagaggaggaggag gtgtgtactaacagaacagaggaggtggtgatgtgtaataacagaacagaggag gtggtgatgtgtaataacagaacagaggaggtggtgatgtgtaataacagaacagaggaggtggtgatgtgtaataacagaacagaggaggtggtgatgtgtaataacagaacagaggaggtggtgatgtgtaataacagaacagaggaggtggtgatgtgtaataacagaacagaggaggtggtgatgtgtaataacagaacagaggaggtggtgatgtgtaataacagaacagaggaggtggtgatgtgtaataacagaacagaggag gtggtgatgtgtaataacagaacagaggaggtggtgatgtgtaataacagaacagaggaggtggtgatgtgtaataacagaacagaggagggggTGATGTGTAATAACAGAACAGAGATGGTGATGTGTGAGGGAATGAAGGGAGAGCAATGA
- the LOC127912433 gene encoding uncharacterized protein LOC127912433 isoform X10, whose protein sequence is MNNRTEEEEVCTNRTEEEEVCNNRTEEEEVCTNRTEEEEVCTNRTEEEEVCTNRTEEEEVCTNRTEEEEVCTNRTEEEEVCTNRTEEEEVCTNRTEEEEVCNNRTEEEEVCTNRTEEEEVCTNRTEEEEVCTNRTEEVVMCNNRTEEVVMCNNRTEEVVMCNNRTEEVVMCNNRTEEVVMCNNRTEEVVMCNNRTEEVVMCNNRTEEVVMCNNRTEEVVMCNNRTEEVVMCNNRTEEVVMCNNRTEEGVMCNNRTEEVVMCNNRTEEVVMCNNRTEEVVMCNNRTEEVVMCNNRTEEGVMCNNRTEEVVMCNNRTEEGVMCNNRTEEVVMCNNRTEEVVMCNNRTEEGVMCNNRTEMVMCEGMKGEQ, encoded by the exons ATgaataacagaacagaggaggaggaggtgtgtactaacagaacagaggaggaggag gtgtgtaataacagaacagaggaggaggaggtgtgtactaacagaacagaggaggaggaggtgtgtactaacagaacagaggaggaggaggtgtgtactaacagaacagaggaggag gaggtgtgtactaacagaacagaggaggaggaggtgtgtactaacagaacagaggaggaggaggtgtgtactaacagaacagaggaggaggaggtgtgtactaacagaacagaggaggaggaggtgtgtaataacagaacagaggaggaggaggtgtgtactaacagaacagaggaggaggaggtgtgtactaacagaacagaggaggaggag gtgtgtactaacagaacagaggaggtggtgatgtgtaataacagaacagaggag gtggtgatgtgtaataacagaacagaggaggtggtgatgtgtaataacagaacagaggaggtggtgatgtgtaataacagaacagaggaggtggtgatgtgtaataacagaacagaggaggtggtgatgtgtaataacagaacagaggaggtggtgatgtgtaataacagaacagaggaggtggtgatgtgtaataacagaacagaggaggtggtgatgtgtaataacagaacagaggaggtggtgatgtgtaataacagaacagaggaggtggtgatgtgtaataacagaacagaggagggggTGATGTGTaataacagaacagaggaggtggtgatgtgtaataacagaacagaggaggtggtgatgtgtaataacagaacagaggaggtggtgatgtgtaataacagaacagaggaggtggtgatgtgtaataacagaacagaggagggggTGATGTGTaataacagaacagaggag gtggtgatgtgtaataacagaacagaggagggggTGATGTGTaataacagaacagaggag gtggtgatgtgtaataacagaacagaggaggtggtgatgtgtaataacagaacagaggagggggTGATGTGTAATAACAGAACAGAGATGGTGATGTGTGAGGGAATGAAGGGAGAGCAATGA
- the LOC127912433 gene encoding uncharacterized protein LOC127912433 isoform X23, giving the protein MNNRTEEEEVCTNRTEEEEVCNNRTEEEEVCNNRTEEEEVCNNRTEEEEVCTNRTEEEEVCTNRTEEEEVCTNRTEEEGVCNNRTEEEEVCTNRTEEEEVCTNRTEEEEVCNNRTEEEEVCNNRTEEEEVCTNRTEEEEVCTNRTEEEEVCTNRTEEEEVCTNRTEEEEVCNNRTEEEEVCTNRTEEEEVCTNRTEEEEVCTNRTEEVVMCNNRTEEVVMCNNRTEEVVMCNNRTEEVVMCNNRTEEVVMCNNRTEEVVMCNNRTEEVVMCNNRTEEVVMCNNRTEEVVMCNNRTEEVVMCNNRTEEVVMCNNRTEEGVMCNNRTEEGVMCNNRTEMVMCEGMKGEQ; this is encoded by the exons ATgaataacagaacagaggaggaggaggtgtgtactaacagaacagaggaggaggaggtgtgtaataacagaacagaggaggaggaggtgtgtaataacagaacagaggaggaggaggtgtgtaataacagaacagaggaggaggag gtgtgtactaacagaacagaggaggaggaggtgtgtactaacagaacagaggaggaggaggtgtgtactaacagaacagaggaggagggt gtgtgtaataacagaacagaggaggaggaggtgtgtactaacagaacagaggaggaggaggtgtgtactaacagaacagaggaggaggag gtgtgtaataacagaacagaggaggaggag gtgtgtaataacagaacagaggaggaggaggtgtgtactaacagaacagaggaggaggaggtgtgtactaacagaacagaggaggaggaggtgtgtactaacagaacagaggaggaggaggtgtgtactaacagaacagaggaggaggaggtgtgtaataacagaacagaggaggaggaggtgtgtactaacagaacagaggaggaggaggtgtgtactaacagaacagaggaggaggag gtgtgtactaacagaacagaggaggtggtgatgtgtaataacagaacagaggag gtggtgatgtgtaataacagaacagaggaggtggtgatgtgtaataacagaacagaggaggtggtgatgtgtaataacagaacagaggaggtggtgatgtgtaataacagaacagaggaggtggtgatgtgtaataacagaacagaggaggtggtgatgtgtaataacagaacagaggaggtggtgatgtgtaataacagaacagaggaggtggtgatgtgtaataacagaacagaggaggtggtgatgtgtaataacagaacagaggaggtggtgatgtgtaataacagaacagaggagggggTGATGTGTaataacagaacagaggag ggggTGATGTGTAATAACAGAACAGAGATGGTGATGTGTGAGGGAATGAAGGGAGAGCAATGA
- the LOC127912433 gene encoding uncharacterized protein LOC127912433 isoform X13, producing the protein MNNRTEEEEVCTNRTEEEEVCNNRTEEEEVCTNRTEEEEVCTNRTEEEEVCTNRTEEEEVCTNRTEEEEVCTNRTEEEEVCTNRTEEEEVCNNRTEEEEVCTNRTEEEEVCTNRTEEEEVCTNRTEEVVMCNNRTEEVVMCNNRTEEVVMCNNRTEEVVMCNNRTEEVVMCNNRTEEVVMCNNRTEEVVMCNNRTEEVVMCNNRTEEVVMCNNRTEEVVMCNNRTEEVVMCNNRTEEGVMCNNRTEEVVMCNNRTEEVVMCNNRTEEVVMCNNRTEEVVMCNNRTEEGVMCNNRTEEVVMCNNRTEEGVMCNNRTEEVVMCNNRTEEVVMCNNRTEEGVMCNNRTEMVMCEGMKGEQ; encoded by the exons ATgaataacagaacagaggaggaggaggtgtgtactaacagaacagaggaggaggag gtgtgtaataacagaacagaggaggaggaggtgtgtactaacagaacagaggaggaggaggtgtgtactaacagaacagaggaggaggag gtgtgtactaacagaacagaggaggaggaggtgtgtactaacagaacagaggaggaggaggtgtgtactaacagaacagaggaggaggaggtgtgtactaacagaacagaggaggaggaggtgtgtaataacagaacagaggaggaggaggtgtgtactaacagaacagaggaggaggaggtgtgtactaacagaacagaggaggaggag gtgtgtactaacagaacagaggaggtggtgatgtgtaataacagaacagaggag gtggtgatgtgtaataacagaacagaggaggtggtgatgtgtaataacagaacagaggaggtggtgatgtgtaataacagaacagaggaggtggtgatgtgtaataacagaacagaggaggtggtgatgtgtaataacagaacagaggaggtggtgatgtgtaataacagaacagaggaggtggtgatgtgtaataacagaacagaggaggtggtgatgtgtaataacagaacagaggaggtggtgatgtgtaataacagaacagaggaggtggtgatgtgtaataacagaacagaggagggggTGATGTGTaataacagaacagaggaggtggtgatgtgtaataacagaacagaggaggtggtgatgtgtaataacagaacagaggaggtggtgatgtgtaataacagaacagaggaggtggtgatgtgtaataacagaacagaggagggggTGATGTGTaataacagaacagaggag gtggtgatgtgtaataacagaacagaggagggggTGATGTGTaataacagaacagaggag gtggtgatgtgtaataacagaacagaggaggtggtgatgtgtaataacagaacagaggagggggTGATGTGTAATAACAGAACAGAGATGGTGATGTGTGAGGGAATGAAGGGAGAGCAATGA
- the LOC127912433 gene encoding uncharacterized protein LOC127912433 isoform X26 — MNNRTEEEEVCTNRTEEEEVCNNRTEEEEVCNNRTEEEEVCNNRTEEEEVCTNRTEEEEVCTNRTEEEEVCTNRTEEEGVCNNRTEEEEVCTNRTEEEEVCTNRTEEEEVCNNRTEEEEVCNNRTEEEEVCTNRTEEEEVCTNRTEEEEVCTNRTEEEEVCTNRTEEEEVCNNRTEEEEVCTNRTEEEEVCTNRTEEEEVCTNRTEEVVMCNNRTEEVVMCNNRTEEVVMCNNRTEEVVMCNNRTEEVVMCNNRTEEVVMCNNRTEEVVMCNNRTEEVVMCNNRTEEVVMCNNRTEEVVMCNNRTEEGVMCNNRTEEGVMCNNRTEMVMCEGMKGEQ; from the exons ATgaataacagaacagaggaggaggaggtgtgtactaacagaacagaggaggaggaggtgtgtaataacagaacagaggaggaggaggtgtgtaataacagaacagaggaggaggaggtgtgtaataacagaacagaggaggaggag gtgtgtactaacagaacagaggaggaggaggtgtgtactaacagaacagaggaggaggaggtgtgtactaacagaacagaggaggagggt gtgtgtaataacagaacagaggaggaggaggtgtgtactaacagaacagaggaggaggaggtgtgtactaacagaacagaggaggaggag gtgtgtaataacagaacagaggaggaggag gtgtgtaataacagaacagaggaggaggaggtgtgtactaacagaacagaggaggaggaggtgtgtactaacagaacagaggaggaggaggtgtgtactaacagaacagaggaggaggaggtgtgtactaacagaacagaggaggaggaggtgtgtaataacagaacagaggaggaggaggtgtgtactaacagaacagaggaggaggaggtgtgtactaacagaacagaggaggaggag gtgtgtactaacagaacagaggaggtggtgatgtgtaataacagaacagaggag gtggtgatgtgtaataacagaacagaggaggtggtgatgtgtaataacagaacagaggaggtggtgatgtgtaataacagaacagaggaggtggtgatgtgtaataacagaacagaggaggtggtgatgtgtaataacagaacagaggaggtggtgatgtgtaataacagaacagaggaggtggtgatgtgtaataacagaacagaggaggtggtgatgtgtaataacagaacagaggag gtggtgatgtgtaataacagaacagaggagggggTGATGTGTaataacagaacagaggag ggggTGATGTGTAATAACAGAACAGAGATGGTGATGTGTGAGGGAATGAAGGGAGAGCAATGA
- the LOC127912433 gene encoding uncharacterized protein LOC127912433 isoform X27 encodes MNNRTEEEEVCTNRTEEEEVCNNRTEEEEVCNNRTEEEEVCNNRTEEEEVCTNRTEEEEVCTNRTEEEEVCTNRTEEEGVCNNRTEEEEVCTNRTEEEEVCTNRTEEEEVCNNRTEEEEVCNNRTEEEEVCTNRTEEEEVCTNRTEEEEVCTNRTEEEEVCTNRTEEEEVCNNRTEEEEVCTNRTEEEEVCTNRTEEEEVCTNRTEEVVMCNNRTEEVVMCNNRTEEVVMCNNRTEEVVMCNNRTEEVVMCNNRTEEVVMCNNRTEEVVMCNNRTEEVVMCNNRTEEVVMCNNRTEEGVMCNNRTEEGVMCNNRTEMVMCEGMKGEQ; translated from the exons ATgaataacagaacagaggaggaggaggtgtgtactaacagaacagaggaggaggaggtgtgtaataacagaacagaggaggaggaggtgtgtaataacagaacagaggaggaggaggtgtgtaataacagaacagaggaggaggag gtgtgtactaacagaacagaggaggaggaggtgtgtactaacagaacagaggaggaggaggtgtgtactaacagaacagaggaggagggt gtgtgtaataacagaacagaggaggaggaggtgtgtactaacagaacagaggaggaggaggtgtgtactaacagaacagaggaggaggag gtgtgtaataacagaacagaggaggaggag gtgtgtaataacagaacagaggaggaggaggtgtgtactaacagaacagaggaggaggaggtgtgtactaacagaacagaggaggaggaggtgtgtactaacagaacagaggaggaggaggtgtgtactaacagaacagaggaggaggaggtgtgtaataacagaacagaggaggaggaggtgtgtactaacagaacagaggaggaggaggtgtgtactaacagaacagaggaggaggag gtgtgtactaacagaacagaggaggtggtgatgtgtaataacagaacagaggag gtggtgatgtgtaataacagaacagaggaggtggtgatgtgtaataacagaacagaggaggtggtgatgtgtaataacagaacagaggaggtggtgatgtgtaataacagaacagaggaggtggtgatgtgtaataacagaacagaggaggtggtgatgtgtaataacagaacagaggaggtggtgatgtgtaataacagaacagaggag gtggtgatgtgtaataacagaacagaggagggggTGATGTGTaataacagaacagaggag ggggTGATGTGTAATAACAGAACAGAGATGGTGATGTGTGAGGGAATGAAGGGAGAGCAATGA
- the LOC127912433 gene encoding uncharacterized protein LOC127912433 isoform X31, with protein MNNRTEEEEVCTNRTEEEEVCNNRTEEEEVCTNRTEEEEVCTNRTEEEEVCTNRTEEEEVCTNRTEEEEVCTNRTEEVVMCNNRTEEVVMCNNRTEEVVMCNNRTEEVVMCNNRTEEVVMCNNRTEEVVMCNNRTEEVVMCNNRTEEVVMCNNRTEEVVMCNNRTEEVVMCNNRTEEVVMCNNRTEEGVMCNNRTEEVVMCNNRTEEVVMCNNRTEEVVMCNNRTEEVVMCNNRTEEGVMCNNRTEEVVMCNNRTEEGVMCNNRTEEVVMCNNRTEEVVMCNNRTEEGVMCNNRTEMVMCEGMKGEQ; from the exons ATgaataacagaacagaggaggaggaggtgtgtactaacagaacagaggaggaggag gtgtgtaataacagaacagaggaggaggaggtgtgtactaacagaacagaggaggaggaggtgtgtactaacagaacagaggaggaggag gtgtgtactaacagaacagaggaggaggaggtgtgtactaacagaacagaggaggaggag gtgtgtactaacagaacagaggaggtggtgatgtgtaataacagaacagaggag gtggtgatgtgtaataacagaacagaggaggtggtgatgtgtaataacagaacagaggaggtggtgatgtgtaataacagaacagaggaggtggtgatgtgtaataacagaacagaggaggtggtgatgtgtaataacagaacagaggaggtggtgatgtgtaataacagaacagaggaggtggtgatgtgtaataacagaacagaggaggtggtgatgtgtaataacagaacagaggaggtggtgatgtgtaataacagaacagaggaggtggtgatgtgtaataacagaacagaggagggggTGATGTGTaataacagaacagaggaggtggtgatgtgtaataacagaacagaggaggtggtgatgtgtaataacagaacagaggaggtggtgatgtgtaataacagaacagaggaggtggtgatgtgtaataacagaacagaggagggggTGATGTGTaataacagaacagaggag gtggtgatgtgtaataacagaacagaggagggggTGATGTGTaataacagaacagaggag gtggtgatgtgtaataacagaacagaggaggtggtgatgtgtaataacagaacagaggagggggTGATGTGTAATAACAGAACAGAGATGGTGATGTGTGAGGGAATGAAGGGAGAGCAATGA
- the LOC127912433 gene encoding uncharacterized protein LOC127912433 isoform X16 encodes MNNRTEEEEVCTNRTEEEEVCNNRTEEEEVCTNRTEEEEVCNNRTEEEEVCTNRTEEEEVCTNRTEEEEVCTNRTEEEEVCTNRTEEEEVCNNRTEEEEVCTNRTEEEEVCTNRTEEEEVCTNRTEEVVMCNNRTEEVVMCNNRTEEVVMCNNRTEEVVMCNNRTEEVVMCNNRTEEVVMCNNRTEEVVMCNNRTEEVVMCNNRTEEVVMCNNRTEEVVMCNNRTEEVVMCNNRTEEGVMCNNRTEEVVMCNNRTEEVVMCNNRTEEVVMCNNRTEEVVMCNNRTEEGVMCNNRTEEVVMCNNRTEEGVMCNNRTEEVVMCNNRTEEVVMCNNRTEEGVMCNNRTEMVMCEGMKGEQ; translated from the exons ATgaataacagaacagaggaggaggaggtgtgtactaacagaacagaggaggaggag gtgtgtaataacagaacagaggaggaggaggtgtgtactaacagaacagaggaggaggag gtgtgtaataacagaacagaggaggaggaggtgtgtactaacagaacagaggaggaggaggtgtgtactaacagaacagaggaggaggaggtgtgtactaacagaacagaggaggaggaggtgtgtactaacagaacagaggaggaggaggtgtgtaataacagaacagaggaggaggaggtgtgtactaacagaacagaggaggaggaggtgtgtactaacagaacagaggaggaggag gtgtgtactaacagaacagaggaggtggtgatgtgtaataacagaacagaggag gtggtgatgtgtaataacagaacagaggaggtggtgatgtgtaataacagaacagaggaggtggtgatgtgtaataacagaacagaggaggtggtgatgtgtaataacagaacagaggaggtggtgatgtgtaataacagaacagaggaggtggtgatgtgtaataacagaacagaggaggtggtgatgtgtaataacagaacagaggaggtggtgatgtgtaataacagaacagaggaggtggtgatgtgtaataacagaacagaggaggtggtgatgtgtaataacagaacagaggagggggTGATGTGTaataacagaacagaggaggtggtgatgtgtaataacagaacagaggaggtggtgatgtgtaataacagaacagaggaggtggtgatgtgtaataacagaacagaggaggtggtgatgtgtaataacagaacagaggagggggTGATGTGTaataacagaacagaggag gtggtgatgtgtaataacagaacagaggagggggTGATGTGTaataacagaacagaggag gtggtgatgtgtaataacagaacagaggaggtggtgatgtgtaataacagaacagaggagggggTGATGTGTAATAACAGAACAGAGATGGTGATGTGTGAGGGAATGAAGGGAGAGCAATGA